A stretch of the Chloroflexota bacterium genome encodes the following:
- a CDS encoding ABC transporter permease has product MRTFIIRRFLTSILTLLGAALFVFSVSRILGDPRVLLLPDQAYGITQEQWDELARQLHLDKPIPVQFGIWLGQLLTGDLGRDLADRQLIAPKLPQKVGPTLKLALSAFIISTLVGVPLGVLSAVKRGSVPDYIGRAFALLGQALPTFWVGIVGILVFSVWLGWLPSGTMGEGFSIKHYIMPTATLAWFGAAGYVRLVRSAMLEVLDSEYVKLARAKGVSTRTIIWKHAFKNAAIAPLTLSGLLLAGFITGSISVETVFAWPGLARFGIEAVWTNNFTVLAVLVIIFTGAFVLLNFLADILYAFIDPRIRFS; this is encoded by the coding sequence ATGCGAACTTTCATAATTCGCAGATTTCTCACTTCAATACTGACACTATTGGGCGCCGCGCTTTTCGTATTCAGCGTATCGCGCATACTTGGCGATCCAAGAGTGTTGCTGCTTCCTGACCAAGCATACGGCATCACACAAGAACAGTGGGACGAGCTAGCGCGACAGCTCCATCTGGACAAGCCGATACCAGTGCAGTTCGGAATCTGGCTCGGCCAGCTGCTTACCGGAGACCTTGGCAGAGACCTCGCCGACAGGCAATTGATTGCACCGAAACTTCCACAGAAGGTCGGACCTACGCTGAAACTAGCTCTATCAGCGTTCATCATTTCTACTCTAGTCGGCGTGCCGCTCGGTGTCCTTTCCGCCGTCAAGCGAGGTAGCGTCCCGGACTACATAGGCAGAGCATTCGCCCTGCTTGGGCAAGCATTGCCCACATTCTGGGTCGGTATTGTCGGCATTCTAGTCTTTTCCGTGTGGTTAGGCTGGTTACCAAGCGGAACTATGGGCGAAGGGTTTTCCATAAAGCACTACATAATGCCAACGGCGACGTTGGCGTGGTTCGGCGCGGCTGGGTATGTACGGCTTGTGAGATCGGCGATGCTTGAAGTCCTAGATTCCGAATATGTCAAACTGGCGAGGGCAAAGGGCGTCAGCACAAGAACTATCATCTGGAAGCACGCCTTCAAAAACGCCGCAATCGCGCCGTTAACCCTGTCCGGCTTGCTGCTGGCGGGCTTTATCACCGGCTCTATTTCGGTCGAAACCGTATTCGCGTGGCCAGGCCTGGCTCGCTTCGGCATTGAAGCGGTATGGACGAACAACTTCACGGTTCTTGCCGTACTCGTCATAATTTTCACCGGAGCGTTCGTGCTGCTCAACTTCTTGGCTGACATACTGTACGCCTTCATAGATCCACGAATTCGCTTCTCATAA
- a CDS encoding ABC transporter permease encodes MAQAEIQADIEISVPSTRATGIAGVFQFLNRWPVIPGVILSVMVIVALFAPWVSPHSPYENNLRARNTPPVWYEEGGSWSYPLGADTIGRDLLSRLIYGARISLAVMAIALITGTIVGTALGLIAGYFGGLIDEVIMRLVDIFLGIPFVLMAMAVAVVMGASLTTMMVMLALLTWSGFVRNVRGEVLSLRERDYVALARVAGASLPRILVIHILPGVINTVVVIATLRSGQLILAEAFLSFIGAGIPPPTPTWGAMIADGRNYLRDAWWISFFPGFAIFLTVMSLNFMGDWLRDKLDPRLRQLSS; translated from the coding sequence ATGGCACAGGCAGAAATTCAAGCAGACATTGAAATCTCCGTCCCCTCTACGAGGGCAACCGGAATTGCCGGCGTTTTCCAGTTCCTGAACAGGTGGCCGGTCATACCTGGTGTAATACTGAGCGTCATGGTTATCGTGGCGCTATTCGCACCGTGGGTTTCGCCCCACAGCCCTTATGAGAACAACCTGCGCGCCCGTAACACACCTCCGGTTTGGTACGAAGAAGGCGGTTCTTGGTCGTATCCACTCGGGGCGGACACAATCGGACGCGACCTGTTAAGCAGGCTAATCTATGGCGCACGCATTTCCCTGGCGGTAATGGCGATCGCCCTTATCACAGGGACGATCGTAGGCACCGCGCTGGGTCTAATCGCAGGCTATTTTGGAGGGTTGATTGACGAGGTGATTATGCGCCTCGTTGACATATTCTTAGGCATTCCGTTCGTCTTAATGGCTATGGCGGTAGCCGTGGTGATGGGCGCAAGCTTAACTACAATGATGGTCATGCTCGCGTTACTCACTTGGTCGGGTTTCGTACGCAATGTGCGTGGCGAGGTACTGTCATTGCGCGAACGCGACTATGTGGCCCTTGCACGGGTTGCGGGAGCATCGCTTCCACGCATTTTGGTCATTCACATACTTCCCGGCGTTATCAACACAGTCGTCGTTATCGCAACACTGCGATCGGGACAGCTCATCTTGGCGGAAGCGTTCCTAAGCTTCATTGGTGCCGGCATCCCACCGCCAACGCCCACTTGGGGCGCGATGATAGCAGATGGCAGAAACTACTTACGCGACGCGTGGTGGATTTCCTTCTTCCCAGGCTTCGCTATATTCCTCACAGTCATGTCCTTAAACTTCATGGGCGACTGGTTGCGGGACAAGTTGGATCCCCGGCTGCGGCAGCTTTCGAGTTAG